The Bdellovibrionales bacterium DNA segment CAGGCTGCAAGGCCGAAACGGCAATCTTTAACCCGTTGAACGCGTTACCGGCTGCGGACGCGCCCGAAAAAGATTGTAGGAACGTTTTGACTTGCGTTGCAATCGGTGTCAAGAAGTTCATAGCAGCGGCCGCAAAGGACGAGAACGCCGCCTGTACCGCTTGAATCACCGGCTTGACCCGATCCATGTTTACAATCAAGAATTCAATGCCCGACTTCATTCGGTCGAACATCGGTTTTGCGAGCTCGGCTGCAAGCATTGAAGCGTTATCGGCAAGCGTTGACATCAAACCGCTGAACGTCTTCGACTGTGCTTCCATCGAGCCCTTCATACCGCTCGCCATGTTGTCTACTGCACCCTGTACCATTTCATAGGATAGTTTACCTTCTCCGGCCATCTTCTTGATTTCTGCGGTCGTCACGCCGTGCTCTTTGGCGAGTGCTTTCATAATCGGTATACCGCGATCTTCGAATACGTTCAAATCTTCGGTATACGCGACGCCGGCGTTTTTCATCTGTCCGAATTGTCGAACCATCTCAACTATCGAATCCTCGGCCAAACCGAACGCCCCACCAATGTCACCGAATTTCGTGAGCGTTCCGAAAAGCTCGTCACCGCGTAAGTCGGCGTTATAGAGGTACTTCGCCATTGAGTCCAACCCTAGTTGCGAGAACGGCGTTTTGGCTGCGAATTTACCTAAGTCCTGAACCATTTTGCTCGCGCCTTCTGCTGAACCCGTGAGCGTCTTCCATGCGACCGTTTGCGTCTCTAGCTGTGCGTTCATAGCTATACCGACTTGCGTCGCTTTGGCTGCACCTGCCGCGATTGCCGCGAACGCCGCGACTCCGGCCGCGCCTGCCACCGCTGCCGCTCCACCTATCGAACCCTTCAACATGTTCCCGCTACCTTGTACCTGGGAATCAAAATCCCCTTTCTGTAGCTTCAATGCCGCGTAGAGTGTTCCGACGTTTAACGCCATATTGTTACACCATCCTTTATGATCGAGCGAATATCTGTTCTGCTAGTTTCGCGTCGTTGATTACATTGACTTCACCGTGTCCGCTATGGACGCCGGCTACCTTCTTCTCGTCCTCGCTCTCGGCGCGAACGTAACGCTTGAATTCTGATTCTTGTGATAGGTTCATGACCAACCGGACAAAGCGGCTGAACGAAAAATGACGGTCATCGAGCAAAGAAAAGAGGTCGAAACGGTACTCCCTTAAAAAGTCCGCTTCGACCGCCCCGAAATAGTCCATTATAAGCGCAATTCCGTCACTGTCGCTGTTTGTGTCGTCGTCGTTTCGTCCGCCGCTTCCGGCTTTTTTGATTCTTGTTGCGTGACGCCCGTGATGTCTTCCATATAAGCGGCCATGACACCTTCAAGAACGGCGTTGAGCTCGTTCACCGACACGTTCAAGTCGAGCAGGCGTTGAAAGTTATCTGCGCCGATCAAGTCCGTGTATAGCGTTACCGTCTGTTCGTAAGATACTTCGCTATCTGCCTTGACGCCGCTTTCTTCCATGCGTTGAATCTTCAACATGACTTTGGCAGGCATCTGCGCCGGGAATAGAAACTCTTTCCCCTTGATCTTCGCGAGAATCGGTTCGCGTTCCTTTTCTTTAAACATAGCGTCGAAATCAATGAATTTACGTTGACTCATGTATAGCAACTCCCCGTTTATATTATGTCAACCGGCTTTAGGTATATCTTCCGCTCCCTCGGCCGGTTGTCCTTCTATTGATGCAATCTTACTTATACTGTTGTATCAAGTTCCGGCTTGCCGTTAACCATCAATTCGAATCCCCATGAAGCCGCGTCTTCTTGACCGCCGCCGACGTCAGAAAGGGAAGGTGAACCCTCGTACACTTTTTTCGTGCCACCTGGTGAAGTGACGCGAACCAACATGAAGGCCGCCTGTCCGACTTCCTCGGCTTTGCCTTCTACGAATTCTTGCCCCGGATCACGGTCGCCCGTCGCTTCGTCTTCGAGAACGAAACCTTCGGCCGAAAAACCATAACCGCGTGTAACAGTGAGGTTTGATTTATAGCCGGCGTCCTCAAACGTCGATACATCCGTGTTCGAATCATCGCTCGAAATCGTGAATGTATTCAATCCTTTAAGCGGCGTCCATGTGGCTGTAGCCAAATCGGCCACGTCTGCCACGTCGAATGTAAAACCGGCCGCGCGAATCTTGTTAACTGCCATCTAAAACACTCCCTTTAATTGTTTAGTTCTAACTGTAAATTGATTGAGTATTCCGCCCGCCCGTTCTGGTCTGTCCCTAACAAGGCAGGGTATTGCGCCACGCTGTCGAATATGCGGCCACCATCATACGGCAAGCCCAAACGACGAACCGCCTTATAAATACTTTTCGCTCGATTCTGCGCGTCCCTTATATCCATCTTATCACTTCGTACAATAATCTGAACACTCGGAAATGAAGAATCTAACCCCCAATTCGGGGCGAGCTCGTCACCCGTACCGCCCGACGTTCGTAAGGCGATCACACTATCTGGCGACTCTGGCAGCACGTCGATAAAGATGTCGCCACCTAGCCCGTTCGGTTCGAACACGCCCAACCCTTGCAAGGTCAAATGCTCCGCGATTGCTTCTAAATGTTTCATGATCCCGCCGCCCTTCTAATTTCTGCGGCCATGAGCGAGAACGCCTGCTGCTGCTTCTGTTGCAACGGCGTTTCTAAATACTTCCCTTGCCGTCCGTTCTGAAAATTAAACTGCGGGTTTTCGTGAAGGCGTCGCGCATACGGCGTGTTAAACGAAATGTTGACGGTATCGACACCGTTGTTCGTGACAACGCCGCTGCGCTGTAGATCACCCTCGTCGAGCGGTACAATCTTGATTGACTCACCTAGAATGAATTCGCCCGCTGCCTGCAATCCGACGAATGAAGCCCGTTCAAACCGTTTCAAGTTCGCCCGATTCAATACGAATTTCATCGACATGATTAAAACCTCAATTCAATATGAGATAGCGAGAATCCCCGCTGTTGCGCTGCCTGCTCCACGGTATACGTTACCCCGTGATAAGTCACGCGCGACAATGGCGGCACGTCGTCGTCGTTAGATAGCGGGTTGAGAAACGCACGAAAACTTGTAACGACTTCATCGCCGCTCAACGTTCGTACCTGGGCGCGGTTGGGCTCGACTCGACACCGGTATGAAACCGGGTCATCGAATACATAGCCGTATGCGCTTTTCCCCTTGTACTTCTCGACTTCGACCGTTTCCGTGAGCAGGTATGACGGTATGCGCATCAATACCACCCCACGCGGCTGTTCATGAGTCCGGCACGTCGTAAATAACGAACCGCTCGAACCGGCAAGGCCGTTCCTGCGCTCGCGTCCTTATCCATGCTGAACGAACCGATTGAAAAGCCGCCACCGGCTGCGCCCACAATCTCGTTGATTTCAGTACCGGCCGCATACGCTTCGACGATTGCAAGCGTGGCGTTCTTCACGGCTTCGATATTCGTTTCCGTGATCGGTCGCTTAATCTCGTCGTCAATCCATTCACTCGCCCGCTCTAACAAGCGTTCTGTTTCTACCGGGTCACTTACGTCGATATTGCCGTTATAGCTTTGTAAGTCTGCAATTGTAGCGTAGGCCATTCAACCCACCGCCTTATCCTTTTTTAACGCGTTTGTCTGTTGTGAGCGGTACGTTTTTCGAAACGCCTTTCTTTTCTTCTTCGGCTTCTTTGATGTCCTCTGCTTCGGCGTTCGCTTTGGCAGCATCTTGACGGATCACGTCTTCTACTTCTACTTCAACCTTTTCGGCTTCTTCGAGTTTGTCGCCCAACTGCTCGCGCTCTGAACCGGCTGACTCTGCTTTACCTTTGCCCTTAGGCGCTGCGATTGATTTAAAGTCCGGGTCTAGATCAAGACGTGCCTTTGTCTTCTCGTCGAAAATTCGCATCTTCACGCCGTCTTTACGCTCATACCATTTAGCCGTTTGCTTTTCTGCCATGTGAAACAACTCCCTTTTATGATTTTGGAAAGATTAAGAAAAGGACGAGCGGAAAACCGCCCGCCCCGTTAGCTTATGCCACTGTAGCTGTGATGACGCCCAATGATTCAGGACGAACGACCTTAGCGCCGTAAACGTGAAGGCCTTTAACGGCGTCCGCGAAACGTTTCTCTGGTCGGTATGCTTCCATCTGCATGATCTGTGATGCGAACGTGATTGCTCCACGTTGTCCGAACATTACTTTGTATTCGCCTGTCGCTTCGACGACGTTGTTTGATTCGTAGATCGTGAAACCTGCGATTGTACCAACGCGACCGTTAGCCATCACTTCGTCACCCGCTGACGTCGCTTGTACAAAGCGCTTGTCAAGAAGCAACAAAGAATATACTTCCGGCGGAACGACCATCCAACGGCCATCGGTCGGCGCGTTTGCACGCGAAAGCGCTGCGCGAGCTTGAACGATAGTCTGATACGCGTTATCGGCTGTGAGCGCGATTGGTGTCGTATCGTTACCGATCAAGTTCTCTGCTGCCGCTCCCGTGTGAAGCGATGCGATGTACTGATCTGCTACGTCGCGTAAGCGGTACGCCGCGTTTTCCATAGCCGCTGACATGAGTTTCGGCGTTTGTTGCGTCTTGTCGATGTCGTCGATCTGGAAATTGAAGTAATCGGCCTGGTCGATGACGAGCGACTGGTCAACGCCCGTGAGCGTTTCCGGGTCTGCGATGTTCGTGTTCTTGACGTAATCCCCGATAGTGATGTCATCGAGTCCGTTGAGTTTCACCGACGAACCGACGTTCGAGATGACGCCTTCATAATCCTTGTTCGCGACTTCCCCGAAAACAAGGTTCTTTTGAAGCGCGCTGATAAGAACGCCACTCCAAATGGTAGGGTTAAAGTTATCAATTGCCATTGGTTAAACACTCCTCTGATTATAGTAAATGAGTTAGTTCGCCGTTCTTAAGCGCTGCCGCGATCTGTGCCGGCGTCATGTTCTCGACGTCATTCTGTGTGAGTTTCTTCGGCGCGCCGCCCGTCCCTTGTCCGCCCTTCGGCGGTTTCGTGTCCGCTACTTGCTTGACTAAGTAAGGTTTAGCTTCCGCAATCGCTTTCACCTGTTCTTCGAGCCCCACATAATGACCGTTTTCGAATTTCAACGCGGTTGTATCGACGAGCTTCGCTAAAATGTCCGCATCCACAATACTATGTTGAGCGGCCACCCGTTCCAATTCGGCGTTCAGAACGGTTTGACGTGATGAATTGATAATACCGTCGAGCCCGTCAAGTAATGACTTACTTTCAGTATTCTCAAGCTGCACACCATTCTTTTCTAGGAACGTTTTTAAATCGTTCGCGAACGTTTCAAACTTTGTTTGTTCCTCTTTGGCGCGTGTCCGGTACTTTGCGTTTTCTTTGCGTAACGATTCAACGTAAGGTTTATCAAAAACCTCGGCGTCATCATTATCGCCCGGTTTGTCGCCATCGTTCGGGTTTTGGTTAGGTTTATCCCCTTCCGACCCGTTCGATTGTTCGGGATTGTCAGATACATCCCCGGTGTTTTTGCCTTCTTGGTCTGTCGATTGTTCGTTTCCACTCTCTCCCGTTCCGCTATCGGCCTGCGATTCTGCGAAAAATTGTAAGAATGGGTAATTGCCTAGCGTGTATTTCGGTTTAATGTTCGTTTCCATCTAGGAAAACCACCTTTCATACTTCTAATATACCTCTTTCGTTCGGAAATTGTACATTATTTTATCGAACGCCTTTCAATTGTTCACGTCGGCGGGCTCTGGTTCGTCCGCTCGCTTCGATAAACTCCCTCATGACCCCTTGCCATTCTCGAGTTTTCGCCTGTGCTTTCTGCCGTTCCTGTGGCGTGATCGCGACGGCCGCACGTTTTTTCCACTTGCGTATGTTCCGCTCAATCTGCCGTTGTTGCTGTCGTTCCTCGTATTGCTCTTTAATCTGTGAAGCGGGCGGCGTTTCTTTCACTAGCTCGCTATACCCTTCGAAATACGTCGATATTGTATGTCTACAGTTCGGATGCTGAAACCCACCCTGTAACGCACGCTGATACGGCGGGAAGCGGTCGGACGTACCTGATAGGGAATACACCTTGTTTTGGTATGGACGGCACGTATCGGACGAATCTGAATGGAATGACGTCTGCACCAAATCGAAACCGTATTCTAGTTGTCGAGCAGCATGGCCGTACATCTTCGCGCGTCCTGTCGCGGTTCGGGTCGCCATCTCGACATAACTTTCTAATTCCCAACGCCTTCCCGCCTGGTCACGAAACGCCGTGATTCCTTTCTCTGCGAAATCGTTTAACGCTCGCTGTGCGGCCTGTCGTCGCGTTTCTGTCCCGACTAGGTTATCATCTATCACCTTGCTCACAATCGCCCGATAGTCGTCGCTTACCGTCCTTAGAATGGACTCTTTCACGTCTTCGATTTCCGTATTCATCTGCGTCACTAGTGCGATCAGTCCATATTGTGAAGCCCCGATGACGGGCGTACCGACTAACTCGGCGCTGCTCGCCCGCTCGATTGCCTGCCGAACGCCACGCGCACCGTTTGAAGCGGCTTCATTCGCGTCGGCGTCGGCACTGTCGATGCCCAACTGATACGCCTGTTCGAGCACGTCCCGAATCGCATCCGGCGTCAACGTCCCTAACTCTGCGGCGATCTGTCGTAGCAGCTGATTAATCTTTCGGGATTGAATCACGCGCCAGTTGTCCGAATCTATTTCATCCTCGATGTTGGCCGCGATTATCGTCAAGATACGGCTTTGTACGACGCCCACCCGATCAATGAGCTGTTGCGTTAACTTCTCGTCATCAAACGGAAAGATGGGCATGTATTACACCCCGCTTTGGTCAATCACGCTGCTGAAAGAACCGGCGTTCAAACCGTTCTCGTCACGAATCCGTTCAACTTCCTGTTGCACTTCCTCGTCCGTCCATGATGGATTGAAGTAACGAACCCGCGTTTCGATACTGGCCGATTGAGCACGGAACAACATATCAATGACCGTAGCCAGTTGCGACACGTCCGATTCTACCGCGTCCCCGAAATCAACCGTTACAGGAAGCGACATATCAAACCCTGCCCCGAAATGTTCGTTCGATACCGCGCGCATGATGTCAATGAGCTGTTTCAACCCGCGTTCGAAATGCCGACGCTTCTTGCTCGTCGTGAGGTATGACTTGCGTTCCCGGTTGTTCGACTCCGTGGCCGTCTGTGACGTTTCCGACGTGATGCCGAACGATTGTGTCGAATATCCGATAGTCGTGATGATCTGCTGCACGATAAAAATACACGCCTTATAGAAATCGTCCGAACGGATTGCGAATTGCGTGATCGCGAATTTATCGGCGCTACCGTCACCCATCGCGGCCGCTCCCGACAACTTGCGATAGATGTCGTTATCCATGTCAAACGCGCTGTTTCCCTCGTCGTCATAGTCAATAAACGTTTCCGGGATATGAAGCCGCCCCTTAGCCAACCGAATGTCATTGATCCACGATGTATAGGTTTCATCGAGTGAGTCGAACATTTGCCGGACGCCTTGATAGTCCGATGCGCCGAACCCGCTCGCGAGAAACTTCCGGTTCGGTCGTCGGTTCGGGATGTACACCGCTGCCACGCCGTCGTAACCGGTACGGAACACTGGTTCAATTTCATAGCGCTCGAGCAATTCCGGCCGCTCTTTCGTCATGTTGCCGTCTGCTGCCCCTTCGTGAATGGTCGATACGATTTCCCCGCGGCCGTTGTAATCCTCAATCAACCAAATATAGCGGTCATCATTCATCTTATCGAGCTTATGAACGAAACGAATGTTCGTGACAATCCCGTGTTTGAACGTAACGATTGCGTCATCCGGTTTGACGAGCACGATGATCGGACGGTTCGATAGTTCCCCGTCTACGATGACCTTGAACACGACTCCACCCGCCGCGCTCGCAATCTCCCCGCTCTCCGTCAATAACGAATCCATGTTGGCATTGTCGAGCATGACGTTTAACGCGATCTGTTGCGCCTGTGCGATTTGGTCGCCGTCACCCTTGATTAGAAACTTCGTTTCCTCACCGAATAGGTAATCGCTCGCCAACTGACTAATGGCAGCGGGCAACGGTAAATGATAGGCCGGCATTGGTTTGTTCGCCACGCGTGACCAAAAATAATGTTTCCCTTCGCCTTTGTACCGATGCTTCAACGCTTCCTGATCGCCTGCGAACCACGCTAGGTTGTATTGCATATCATCGAATACCTGTTGCATGGCTTTCGGCACGACGTTGTTATCCCGCTCAATAAAATCAATCTTCTTAACCGTTCCAGTTGTGAACGCGTCCATTTAACCCACCCTTTTCAAATTAAATTCATGCTTCATCGTAAATATAACATAGCGTATTCCGTCGAGCGTGTGGTCAAATTGTTTAATCGGTACATCTTCGCCACGATCTGCGGCCTTCGAGTCC contains these protein-coding regions:
- a CDS encoding phage portal protein, with the translated sequence MDAFTTGTVKKIDFIERDNNVVPKAMQQVFDDMQYNLAWFAGDQEALKHRYKGEGKHYFWSRVANKPMPAYHLPLPAAISQLASDYLFGEETKFLIKGDGDQIAQAQQIALNVMLDNANMDSLLTESGEIASAAGGVVFKVIVDGELSNRPIIVLVKPDDAIVTFKHGIVTNIRFVHKLDKMNDDRYIWLIEDYNGRGEIVSTIHEGAADGNMTKERPELLERYEIEPVFRTGYDGVAAVYIPNRRPNRKFLASGFGASDYQGVRQMFDSLDETYTSWINDIRLAKGRLHIPETFIDYDDEGNSAFDMDNDIYRKLSGAAAMGDGSADKFAITQFAIRSDDFYKACIFIVQQIITTIGYSTQSFGITSETSQTATESNNRERKSYLTTSKKRRHFERGLKQLIDIMRAVSNEHFGAGFDMSLPVTVDFGDAVESDVSQLATVIDMLFRAQSASIETRVRYFNPSWTDEEVQQEVERIRDENGLNAGSFSSVIDQSGV